One window of Nicotiana tomentosiformis chromosome 11, ASM39032v3, whole genome shotgun sequence genomic DNA carries:
- the LOC104118613 gene encoding transcription factor MYB61-like, giving the protein MGRHSCCYKQKLRKGLWSPEEDEKLINHISKYGHGCWSSVPKLAGLQRCGKSCRLRWINYLRPDLKRGTFSQEEENLIIELHAVLGNKWSQIAARLPGRTDNEIKNLWNSSIKKKLRQKGIDPNTHKPLSEVENEEKVSAISKNNEKASEGSSELNFFEAHENSNNGIETEKPKPSSATTMDRYSNNMSAAVAPPTHEFFLNRFVNTHETSTTSCNKPLDLASYLSFQHLNYGSNIGLSMSPDTSNILFNSNNPKNSEMVSHHFNSNMSTNDNILTSISNSILTSPIAAASNNSIGTFTSNGSSTSIDQLQRNCSFFDNNAFSWGAADCGKSEKEANIHPSETDPEDIKWSEYLHTQFLPGNSIHNHQITQDLYREKSGTQFATESSLSSTTWLQNQQQQPSIQTADLYNKHFQRIPDAFGQFS; this is encoded by the exons ATGGGGAGGCATTCTTGTTGTTACAAGCAGAAGCTGAGGAAAGGCCTCTGGTCCCCTGAGGAAGATGAGAAACTTATAAATCATATTAGTAAATATGGTCATGGCTGTTGGAGTTCAGTCCCTAAACTAGCTG GGCTTCAGAGGTGTGGCAAGAGCTGCAGGCTAAGATGGATTAACTACCTGAGACCTGATTTGAAAAGAGGAACATTCTCACAAGAGGAAGAGAATTTGATAATTGAACTTCATGCAGTTCTAGGGAACAA GTGGTCACAAATTGCTGCTAGATTACCTGGAAGAACAGACAATGAAATCAAGAATTTATGGAACTCTTCCATTAAAAAAAAACTAAGGCAAAAAGGGATTGATCCAAACACTCACAAGCCACTTTCTGAGGTTGAGAATGAAGAGAAGGTGTCAGCAATCAGTAAAAACAATGAGAAAGCTTCTGAAGGCTCCAGTGAACTCAATTTCTTTGAAGCTCATGAGAATTCTAACAATGGAATTGAAACAGAGAAACCAAAACCATCTTCAGCGACGACTATGGACCGCTATTCCAATAATATGAGTGCTGCTGTAGCCCCACCAACACATGAATTCTTCCTTAATAGGTTTGTTAACACACATGAAACCTCCACCACTAGTTGCAATAAGCCTCTTGACTTGGCAAGTTACCTCTCTTTTCAGCACTTGAATTATGGCTCAAACATTGGTTTGTCCATGAGTCCAGACACCAGTAATATTCTTTTCAACTCCAATAATCCCAAGAATTCAGAAATGGTTTCTCATCACTTCAATTCCAACATGTCAACAAATGATAATATTCTCACTTCCATTTCAAACTCAATTCTCACATCTCCAATAGCAGCAGCAAGTAATAATTCAATAGGGACTTTTACCAGCAATGGGAGCAGTACTAGTATTGATCAATTGCAAAGAAACTGTTCTTTCTTTGATAACAATGCATTCTCATGGGGAGCTGCAGACTGTGGGAAATCAGAAAAAGAAGCCAATATTCATCCATCAGAAACTGATCCTGAAGACATCAAATGGTCTGAATATTTGCATACACAATTTTTACCAGGCAATTCAATCCATAATCATCAAATAACTCAAGACTTGTACCGTGAAAAATCAGGCACACAATTTGCAACAGAAAGTTCATTGAGTAGTACTACATGGCTGCAGAACCAACAGCAACAACCTTCTATACAAACTGCAGACTTATATAATAAGCATTTTCAGAGAATTCCAGATGCATTTGGACAATTTTCTTAG
- the LOC138901684 gene encoding uncharacterized protein — translation MDNDSEDLEDDVIPEEIVREVENFENKSKPNLDKTKAVNLGDSELVKETRISIHLSSSEKEEYIRFLKEYEDIFAWSYDDMIGLSISIVAHKLPTNPMCPPVQQKLRKFKPDMSLKIKEEVTKKIKAKVLRVVEYLTLLANIVPFPKKDGKEIEMYMDDVIIKSRRSIDHIADFRKFFDRLRRYNLKLNPAKCAFGVPAEKLLGFIASRREIELDPSKIKATQDLTPLKNKKDVMSFLGCLNYISCFIA, via the exons atggataatgattcagaggatctagAAGATGacgtaatacctgaggaaattgtcagagaagtggaaaattttgaaaacaagtcAAAGCCTAATTTGGACAAAACTAAAGCTGTTAACTTAGGGGACTCCGAACTGGTCAAGGAAACacgcataagcattcatctatcatcgtcagagaaagaagagtacatcagattcctaaaagaatatgaagatatctttgcatggtcctacgatgatatgatTGGTTTGAGCAtatccatagtggctcacaagctacctaccaatcccatgtgtccaccggtacaacagaagctcagaaaattcaagccagatatgagtttgaaaataaaagaggaagtcactaagaaaatcaaagccaaggttctcagagtggttgagtATCTGACTTTGTTGGCCAACATCGTGCCATTCCCGAAGAAAGACgggaag gaaatagagatgtacatggatgatgtcatcatcaaatccagaaGAAGCATAGATCATATAGCAGACTttaggaaattctttgatcgacttcgaaggtacaatctgaaactgaatcctgcaaagtgtgccttcggagtccctgccgaAAAATTGCTAGGATTCATCGCCAGTCGTCGAGAGATTGAATTGGACCCGTCAAAGATCAAAGCTACCCAGGACTTGACACCGctgaagaataagaaagatgtgatgagcttcTTAGGGTGTCTCAACTACATCAGCTGTTTCATAGCATAA